From the genome of Roseivivax sp. THAF197b:
TTTCGGCGCCGGTGCCGCGATCGCCCGCGACCTTGGCCGCCACGTCCTGCATGGCGCGGATATCCTCGGCGATGGCCTCGGGATCGGCCCCTGCGCAGGAGGACCGCAGGATCAGGCCCGCATCGCCCTCCATCACCTCATGGGCGATTTCCAGAAGCGCGTCGCGCATCTCCTCGTCGCGGATCTGGCGCGAGACGTTCAGCCCCGGCGCGTCCGGCGTGACGATGGCGTAGCGCGACTTGAACAAGAGCTTCGTGGTCACCGGCACCGCCTTGCCCGGCTCCGCATGACCCGTGACCTGCACCATCAGCGCATCGCCCGGGGCCACGCCCTTGATCTGGCGCAGATAGACCGGCCCGTCCGGTGTGTCGCAGAAGATGCCGCCCTGGCCCTTCATCGGGCGCCTCGCGATGGCGCGGTAGATCGTGCCGGGGGCCGGTTGGTCGCCCGCGACGAACAGATCCTCGAGCCGCCCATCCACCATCAGCGCTGCCGCCTCCCGCTCGCCGATCCGGCCCAATGCGATCTGTGCGCCCTTCATGCCGCACCCTCCTGCCAAATGTTGTGACCCGCTGCCTGCAGAAGCTGCGCGGTCTCCGCAAGCGGCAGGCCCACGATGGCCGAATAGGAGCCCTGCATCCACGGGATCAGCGCCCCCGCAGGCCCCTGAATGCCGTAACCGCCTGCCTTGCCCTGCCAATCGCCGGTGGCGAGATAGCCGTTTACCTCGCTATCGGACAGGGACTTCATCTTCACCTGGCTCACCACGTCCCGTTCCCAGATCCGCGCGCCGCGCTTCACCGCGATGGCCGTCACCACGCGGTGCCGACGTCCGGACAAGGCCCAGAGAAAGGCCGCGGCCTCGCCCGCATCGGCGGGCTTGCCCAGGATGCGTCGGCCCAGCGCCACGGTGGTGTCCGCACAGAGCACGATGTCATCGGAGGCGGCCTCGACCGCGCGGACCTTCTCGCGGGCGATGCGCTGGCAATAGGGCCGCGGCAACTCGCCCTTCAGCGGGGTCTCGTCGATTTCGGGCGGGCGCACGGCGTCGGGCGTCAGCCCGAGCGTTGCCAGCAATTCCAGCCGCCGGGGGCTGCCCGATCCCAGAATAAGCGCCATGATGCGTCCCCCAGACATGCGAGAGGGGCCCGGAGGCCCCTGTCATCGCCGATCCCTTGAATGGTCGGCTTACTTGAAGCGGTAGTTGATCCGCCCCTTGGTCAGGTCGTAAGGCGTCATTTCAACCTGCACCTTGTCGCCTGCCAGAACCCGGATGCGGTTCTTGCGCATCTTGCCTGCCGTATGCGCGATGATCTCATGGCCGTTTTCAAGCTCGACCCGGAACGTCGCATTCGGCAGGAGTTCCTTTACGACACCGGGAAATTCGAGCGTATCTTCCTTGGCCATGGTCTCTCCTGCATTGGGTTTTACACCGCTTCCCGAAGGAAACCGTGCGATGCGCGGTAAATGAGCCCGTTTCACGCTTTTTTCAAGAGGCAATATCACCGCAGCGTTTGGAGCGCCGGCGCTGTGTCGCGGCCCGCCTGGTCCGCCCAATGCGCGCGATTGAGCACGACGCCATCCGCCCGGACGGCGGCGACGCGGCCCAGATCGACCGTCGCATAGGTCCAGCCGGGGGCGTTCAGGCTGCCTTCGGCCAGAACCCCCGTGGGTGGAAAGCCCGTATCCGGCGGCCCGAAGACCCCACCCATGCCGCAATTGGTATCCACCGCCTCCGACCAGGGCGCATCGCCCACCGTCGAGGCCATGACCGTGATGCATTGCGCCTCGAGCGCGCGGGCCATCGCGCCGATCCGCACGCGCCAATATCCCGCAAGCGCTTCGGTGCAGGACGGCACGAGCAAGAGCTCCGCCTCCGCCAACGCTCGGCCCAGAAGCGGGTATTCCCCGTCATAGCAGATGAGACAGCCGATCCGGCCCAGCGTCGTGTCGAAGAGCCGCAACGGCCCGCCCGGCACGACACCCCAGACCTCGCGCTCGAACCGGGTCATGATCTGCTTGTCCTGAATGCCCATCTGCCCACCGGGCGTGAAGAGCCGGGCCCGATTGACGGGACGCGGCCCGATCGACGCATCGAAAACCGGTGCGGAGGCGGCGAGGATATGCACCCCGTGCCGCATCGCCAATTCCCGGTGCAGAGCATCCGCATCGGGAATGCGGTCCGACACTGCGCGCAAGGACGCTTCGAGATCGCCCGCCACGTCGAGGCCCGCCAATGTGGCCAGCTCCATCGCGCCATATTCGGGAAAGACCAGAAGCTCCGCGCCCTGCCCCGCCGCCTCGGCCACCCAATCCCCGATCTTGGTGGCATAAGCGGCCCAGTCGGGCAGGATATCCATCGGGTAAGCGGCGGTCGCGATTTTCATGGGGTGATCCTGTCAGACATGAAAACGGCGGCCCGGTTCCTGGCACCGCGCCGCCGCCTGATCCTCGAGCGCGAAGGCTCAGTTGACGATGGTCGCCTCGGTTGCGGCGCGGATATCGTCCTCGGTCACGCCATCGGCGCATTCCACGATCTTCAGGCCACCCTCGACCACGTCGAGCACGCCGAGATTGGTGATCACGCGGTCGACGACGCCCGTGCCGGTCAGCGGCAGGCTGCATTCCTTGAGAAGCTTCGATTCGCCATGCTTGTTCTGGTGATCCATCACCACGACCACACGCTGCACGCCCGCAACGAGATCCATCGCGCCGCCCATGCCCTTCACGAGCTTGCCGGGGATCATCCAGTTGGCCAGATCGCCGTTCTCGGCCACTTCCATGGCGCCGAGGATGGCCGCTGCGATCTTGCCGCCCCGGATCATGCCGAACGACGTGGCGCTATCGAAATAGGACGTTTCGGGCAGCTCCGTAATGGTCTGCTTGCCCGCGTTGATGAGGTCCGGATCCTCGTCGCCCTCATAGGGGAACGGACCCATGCCGAGCATGCCGTTCTCCGATTGCAGCGTCACGTTGACGCCTTCGGGGATGTAGTTCGGCACCAGCGTCGGGATCCCGATGCCGAGGTTCACATAGGTGCCGTCTTCGAGTTCCTGGGCAGCGCGCGCTGCCATCTGTTCACGATCCCATGGCATGGTTCATGCTCCTTTTTGTGCGAGGTCGTGCGGGTCCACGGGCACATCGACCATGATCACGGTGCCCGCCGCGCCCCGCGCGACATTGATGGTTGCGTCCAGCCCCTCGAGCAGCGCCGAGAGCAGCCTTCCGCCCACGGTCGTCTCCGACGGCCAGTCGATCTTGGAAGGAATGCCCACGCCATCGTCTGACAGGATGAGCCGCAACCCGCCTTCGGTCAGACGCGTCACCCGCAGGTCAATGAAGCCGCGCTCAAGCCCCTCGAAGGCGTGGCTGAAGGCGTTCGACAGCACTTCCGACAGGATCAGCGAAATGCGCAAGGCATCATCGAGATCCACCTGGAGCTGTTCGAATTGCTGCACGACCCGGATGCCCGGCCGGCTTTCGATATAGGTGACGCTGGCCGCGACACGGCTCAGAAGCGCACCAAGGTCGATCCCCACACGGTGGACGTCCTTGTCGCTGCGCTGCAGTTCCTCGTAGGTCAGCTGCAGACATTCCAGACGCCGCGGCATGGCCTCGATCTCGACCATGGGCTCACGCGCGTCTTCCGGCATGTTGGGATGGGCGATGCTGGACAGGATGAGCCCGAGGTCACGATGCACCCGGCCGCTCAGGATATCGACCACGAAGTCGTCCGAATCCGAGGAGAAATCGCCGTCGCGAAGCTCCTTCTGCATTCCGAAGAAGTACATCGGATTGCCGTCTTCCCCGAGGATCGGCGCGATGGTCAGCCGGTTCATGAACGGCTCGCCCGAGGCGCGGTAGTTCAGGATATCCACCGTCACGTCGCGCCCGTTCTCGATCCCGGCGCGGAGCCGGTCTACATCGGCCTTGCGCGTCCGCTCGCCCTGCAGGAAGCGGCAATTGCGCCCGATCACCGCTGAACGGGCATAGCCAGTCGTGCGCTCGAAGGCCGTGTTGACGTAAACGATCGGATTGTCCTCGACCTGCGGATTGGTGATGACAATACCAAGTGCCAGGCGGGAAAATCCCGCCATGGCGGCCCGGTCATCGAGCACCGCGCTCAGTCGCTTGGATTTGACCGTCTCAGCCGACATTGATTCAGGCCGCTTTCTTCCGCGTTGTCACCTTCTCGATGCGCTTCTCGTGATTGCCCTTGATCATGCGATGCACATAGACGCCCGGCAGGTGGATGTGATCGGGATCGAGCGTGCCCGCTTCCACGATCTCCTCGACCTCGACGACGCAGGTCTTGCCGCACATGGCCGCGGGCGGATTGAAGTTGCGCGCGGTCTTGCGGAACACGAGATTGCCCGTCGTGTCGGCTTTCCAGGCCTTCACGATGGCCAGATCGGCGAAGATACCCCGCTCGAGGATGTAATGCTCGCCGTCGAACTCCTTGACCTCTTTGCCCTCGGCGATCTGCGTGCCGTAGCCGGTCTTGGTGTAGAAGCCCGGAATGCCCGCACCGCCTGCACGCATCCGCTCCGCGAGCGTGCCCTGGGGTGTGAATTCCAGCTCCAGCTCCCCCGAGAGGTACTGGCGCATGAATTCGGCGTTTTCGCCCACATAGGACGAAATCATCTTCTTGACCTGACGTGTCTGCAGAAGGATGCCGATGCCGAAATCGTCGACGCCTGCATTGTTGGACGCGAAGGTCAGATCCTTGACACCGGATTGCTTGATCGCCTCCAGAAGCAGCTCGGGAATGCCGCAGAGGCCGAAGCCCCCGGCCGCAATCAGCATGTCGTCATGCAACAGACCCTCGAGCGCCTCGGCTGCGGAATTGTAGACTTTCTGCATGGAAGTCATCCCTCTGAAGCGTGATTTTCATCTTGTTGTGGCGGCGTGCCGACGCGAAGTCAATGCGCCCGCCGGACTTGGCTTTTCCGGGCGGGATACCGCGCCGGTGAGCGGGTGAAACCGCGCCAATTTCCCCCGGCCGAAACCGCGAAACAGCGCAATTTTCTCGAGCAGCGCGCGCCCGTGCGGCGATACGCGGCCAGACCCGAAAGGGCCGCCGCGCATATCGCCCGTGCCGCTATTCCTTCGCGGCGGGCTTTTTCGCCGCGGGCTTTTTGGCGGCAGGCTTTTTTGCCGCAGGCTTCTTGGCCGCCGCCTTCTTCTTGGGCGCGGCCTTCTTCTTGCCCTTGCCGGACTTGGCCTCTTTCTCGGCGATCAGTTCCACCGCCATGGCGACGGTCACATCCTCGGGCTGAACGTCCTTGGGCAGGGTCGCGTTGACCTTTTCCCACTTGATGTAGGGCCCGTAGCGCCCGTCCATCACGTTCATCGCGCCGCCCGCTTCGGGATGCTCGCCCAATTCCTTGAGCGCCTTGGCCGCGGCCCGTCCCCCGCCGCGCTTGGCGGCCTTTTCGGCCAGCACGTCGACGGCGCGGTTGATGCCGATCTCGAAGACCTCATCGACCTCCTTGAGGTTCGCGTAAAGCTTGCCGTGCTTCACGAAGGGCCCGTAGCGGCCGATGCCCGCCTCGATGGGCTCGCCATCTTCGGGATGCTTGCCCACCTCGCGCGGCAGAGAAAGGAGCGTCAGCGCTTTCTCGAGATTCATGTCGTCCGGCGACCAGCCCTTGGGCAGCGACGCGCGTGGCGGCTTCTTGTTCTCTTCAGTCACCTCGCCGCGCTGCACGTAAGGCCCGAAACGCCCCGACCGGAGCGAGATCTCATCGCCCTGATCCTCGCCCAGAACCCGGTCGCCCTGTTCGGCGGCATCGCCCCCGATGGGCCGGGTGTAGCGGCATTCGGGATAACGCGAACAGCCGACGAACCCGCCAGAGCGCGAGGTCTTGAGGTGCAGGCTACCCTCCCCGCACAAGGGACAGAGGCGCGGATCGCTTCCGTCCTCCTTCGGCGGGTAGAGCTGCGGCGCCAGCGCGTCATCCAGCACATCCAGCACTTCGGCGATGCGCAGCTCCGACGTCTCGGCAATGGCCGCCGAGAAATCGCGCCAGAACTTCGCCAGCAGTTCCTTGTAATCCCCCTCGCCCGCCGAGACATCATCGAGCTCGGCCTCGAGCGCCGCGGTGAAATCGTATTCCACGTAGCGCTTGAAGAAGTTCAGAAGGAAGATCGTGACGATCCGGCCTTTATCCTCCGGGAAGAGTCGGTTCTTGTCCTTGCGGACATATTCGCGATCCTGGATCGTCGAGATGACGCTGGCATAGGTCGAGGGACGCCCGATGCCGAGCTCTTCCATCTTCTTGACCAGCGTCGCCTCGGTGTAGCGCGGCGGCGGCTGGGTGAAATGCTGCTCGGGCGTGACGCCCTCCTTGGCGGTCTTCTCCCCTTCCATGATCTGCGGCAGGCGCTTGTCATCATCATCGACGACATCGTCGCGGCCTTCCTCGTAGACCCGCAGGAAACCGTCGAACAGCACGACCTGGCCGGTGGCGCGCAGGCCCACCTCGCCGTCGCGGCTGCCGATCTCGACGGTGGTGCGTTCAAGCCGCGCGGCCTCCATCTGGCAGGCCAGCGTGCGCTTCCAGATCAGGTCATAGAGCTTTTTCTGGTCCGCATCGCGCAGCCCGAGGCTGTCGGCATCCTTGGTCATGTCGGTCGGGCGGATACATTCATGCGCTTCCTGCGCATTCTTGGCCTTGTTCTTGTAGATCCGCGGCGAGGACGGCACGTATTCCGGCCCAAACCGGTCCTTGATCGCGTCGCGCGCCTCGCTCACCGCTTCGGGGGCCATGTCGATGCCGTCCGTCCGCATGTAGGTGATGTGCCCCGCCTCGTAGAGACGCTGGGCGGTCGACATGCAGATCTTGGCGCCCATTCCGAACTTGCGGCTGGCTTCCTGCTGCAGCGTAGAGGTCATGAAGGGGGCCGAGGGGTTGCGATTGGCGGGCTTGGCTTCCACCGAGGTAACCGACAGGTCGCGGCTGGTGATGGCCTGCACGGCCATTTCGGCCTGTGTCTCGTTCTCCAGATCGTATCGGTCGAGCTTCTTGCCCGAGAGGCTGACGAGACGTGCCTCGAAGACCTGCCCGCGCGGCGTTTTCAGCTGCGCTTTGACCGACCAGTATTCGCGCGCCCGGAAGGCCTCGATCTCCATCTCGCGCTCGACGATGAGACGAAGGCACACCGATTGCACCCGGCCTGCCGACCGCGCGCCCGGCAATTTCCGCCACAGCACCGGCGAGAGGTTAAACCCCACGAGGTAATCGAGCGCCCGACGCGCCAGATACGCCTCCACGAGCGGCGCGTCGATGTCGCGCGGGTTGTTCATCGCCTCGGTCACCGCGTCCTTGGTGATCGCGTTGAAGGTCACGCGGCTGACGGCGGTGTCCTTCTTGATCGAGCGGCGCTTGGTCAGCGCTTCCTTGAGGTGCCACGAGATCGCCTCGCCCTCGCGGTCGGGGTCCGTCGCGAGGATGAGCGCGTTGTCGTCCTTCAGCGCATCCGCGATCGCCTTGACGTGCTTGCGGCTGTCATTTGCGATCTCCCAGGTCATGTCGAAGCCGTTATCCGTATCGACCGATCCGTTCTTCGGCGGCAGATCCCGGACGTGACCATAAGAGGCCAGCACCGTGTAATCGGAGCCCAGATACTTATTGATCGTTTTGGCCTTGGCGGGGGACTCGACGACGACAACGGGCATGAAAAAACCTCTGAAAAGACGGGGCAGATATGGCCGCGCTGGACGTGGGGTGCAAGGAGGCAATGTCAAACCACGGCCCTTGCGGCGCGTGTTGCGGGCGAAAAAGAGCCCGCAGATCCGGGACCTGCGGGCTCTGTCATCGCTGTACCGGCGCCCGAAAATGCGGGCGGCCGACTACAAATCAGTCTTAATCGTCTTCCGAGAAGTCCGGCTCGAGCACGCTGTCGACCGGCTCGATATCGCCCGAAACAAGGTCGTCATCGTCGGAGGGAGCCACGACAGGGCGTTCGCCGATGATCGTGCCGTCCTTGGCGTAGATCGGCGTCGTCGATGCGGCCATCGGCTGCGGCTCTTCCTGCTGGGCACAAGCTGCCAGCGTCAGGGCGGAAGCGGAGATCAGGGCGAGCGTCTTGAAAGTCATAGTATCATGTCCTCGTTTCACGTTCTCAGTGTCCGGTCGCGGTATCGACCGTGTTGCTGGCGAAAGAGGCTAAGGCGATCCTAACCGGCATCAACCAAAGCGCGGAAAGAAGGCATGTTTGCAGAAATGAAAGGGAACCTTTTGCCAAGTCCATGAAGCTGCAGTGGTTTATCGCCCAAGGGGCAGGCCGATTTCTGTACACCATCCGGTCTGTTCGGCAGGGCTTTGGCCGCCTGGACCACGAAAAAACGCGCCGCACAGATATGCGACGCGCTCGATAGTCCAAGGTTTTCAGCCTGTCAGCCTGACCCCCTGAAGGTCTTAGTCTTCCTCAACCGGCGCCATCACCGTCGGGCGGTAATCGACGACCGTACCATCCTTGGCGAGGATCGGATCCACGGTGATTTCGACGGTGAAGACCTCTTCCGCACAAGCGGAAAGGCCGAGCGTCGCGGCGAGCAGCAATGCGACTTTTTTCATTGTATGTCCCGTTATCTGTTAAAATTTTCCGAGATCTGCAGCAATCCGGCGTGTGGAAAAGTCTAAAGCACATGCCTTGGCGCGCAAGGCTTCGCATCAATTACGCATTGTAGAGGGCTGTTTTTGTTTCTCTTGGGCAACGCGACGACATGAATTAAGCGCAATGTTGCGGCCTCGGCGTCGCATCATGCCTCTTTGAGCGCGAGCATCCCCCCCGGTGCGCGAGCGATTCGACCGTCGAGTTCAAGATCCGTCAGCACAGGCCCGATCTGTCCCAGCGGATGCCCCAGATCACGAATGAGCTGATCTTCGGCAATCGGCGACGGGCCCAGCCTTTGCAGTATCTGGCGATGCAGATTTGCAATCTCGCGCAGGGGCGGCGCTGCTGGCACCGACGGTTGCGCCACCTCTGATGGCGGACGCAGATCGCGTGCCGCCCGCAGGCGCGCGCCATGCGCTGTGTTCGCCGGGCTGTCCGACAGGTTCAAAGCTTCCTGCACGTCCCGGCTGCCGCGCACCAATTGCGCGCCGTCGCGGATCAGCGCATTGCAGCCCCCCGCTCGCGCGTCGAACGGATGCCCCGGCACGGCCATCACGTCGCGCCCCTGGTCGAGGGCTGCGCGGGCCGTGATCAGCGAGCCGGATTTGAGCGCCGCCTCCACGACGATGACGGCGCGCGCGAGGCCCGAAATCAGCCTGTTCCGCATGGGAAAATGCCTTGCCTTCGGGGCCAGCGTCATGGGCTGCTCGCTGATCCGAAGCCCGCCCGCCGCGACGATATCCTCGGCTAGCCGCGCGTTTTCCTGCGGGTAGAGCACATCGACCCCGCCGCCCATCACGGCGACCGTACCGGTCCCGATCGATGCGGCATGGGCCGCGGCATCGACACCGCGCGCGAGGCCCGAGACCACGACCATGCCCTGCGCGCCCAGATCGGTCGACAGGGATCGCGCCATGCGCAGCCCCAGCGAGGAGGCGTTGCGCGCGCCGATCACCGCGACGAGTGGGCGTTGCAGAACGGCCGTGTCGCCAACAGCCCAGATCATCGGCGGCGCATCGTCAAGATCGTTCAGACCCGCAGGATAATCCGTCTCGCCCTGGAAGATCAGCCGCGCCCGCGCCGTGCGGCCTGCGCGCAGTTCCGCGGCCACGAGGCCTTCGGGACAGATGTGATAATCGGAAAGCCCGGCACCGCGCGCCACATCGGGCAAGGCATCGAGTGCCGCCCGCGCGCTGCCATGCTCCGCCATGAGCCGGAGGTAGGTGGCAATGCCCACCCGGCGGGAGCGCAAGAGACGGAGCCGGTCAAAACGGTCGTCTTCCGTGGTGGGTGGGATTGGGGGGTGAGTGGAAGAAGGATGGTCTTCGGCCATTCGCCCGTCCCCGTCTGCTTGCAGAATCAGGTATAGGGCACGCGGCGTTAACAAGCCCTTAAGGGCAGCGGCATCAATGCGGCGGGCCTGCGAAAATCTTGCGGCGGCCCGCCACGAGCGCGCGGGTCTCAGCCCTGCGCGCCGCCCACCGTCAGCCCTCCGATCAGAACGGAGGGCTGGCCCACGCCCACCGGCACCCATTGACCCTGCTTGCCGCAATTGCCCATGCCCGGATCGAGCGCCATGTCATCGGCGAGCCCGCGGATGTGCTGCAGCGCGGTGGCGCCGTCCCCGATCAGCGTCGCGCCCTTCACCGGAGCGCCCACCTTGCCGTTCTTCACGCGGTAGGCCTCCGTGCAGGAGAAGACGAACTTGCCGTTGGTGATGTCGACCTGCCCGCCGCCGAAACCCACGGCGTAGATGCCGTCCTTCAGCTCCGCCACCAGGTCCTCGCGCTTGGCGGTCCCGCCCAGCATGTAGGTATTGGTCATTCGTGGCATAGGGATATGCGCATAGCTCTCGCGCCGCCCGTTGCCCGTGGGCTCCACCCCCATCAGCCGCGCGTTCTGGCGGTCCTGCATGTAGCCCACGAGGATGCCGTCCTCGATCAACACGTTCTTGCCCGAGGGCGTGCCCTCGTCATCCACGGTGATCGACCCGCGCCGGTCGGGGATCGTGCCATCATCAAGCACGGTCACACCCGGTGCCGCCACGCGCTGCCCCATGAGACCCGCGAAGGCAGAGGAGCCCTTGCGATTGAAATCCCCCTCGAGCCCGTGCCCCACCGCCTCGTGCAGCAGGATGCCGGGCCAGCCGGGGCCCAGAACGATGTCCATGACGCCCGCAGGTGCGGCCTCGGCCGAGAGGTTCATCAGCGCTATACGCAAGGCCTCCCGCGCCTTGGCTTCCCAATCCGCGCGGTCCACGAGACCGTCGAGCAGGACGCGCCCGCCGCCGCCCGCCGTGCCGCTTTCGCGGCGGCCATTCTCCTCGACGATGACGCTGATGTTCAGCCGGGTCATGGGCCGCGTGTCGCTGACCACGCCGCCATCGGCACGCAGGATGGTCACTTCCTGGATCGACGCACCAAGCGAGGCGGACACCTGCACGACGCGCGGATCGAGATCCCGAAGGAAGGCGTCGATGTCGCGCAGGGTCTCCAGCTTGGCGGGGAAGCTCAGACCCGCGATCGGGTCCGCATCGGTATAGAGCCTGCGATTCGTGGGCTGGGGGGCCGGTGCCATCACTCCGCCCCCGTCGCCGATGGCCAGCCGCGCCGTTTCGCCCGCGCGGGCCAGTGCGGCCTCGGAAATCTCGGTCGAATGGGCGTAGCCTGCGACCTCGCCCTTCACGGCCCGCAGACCGAAGCCCTCGGAGGCGTCGTAATTGGCCGCCTTCACGCGGCCATCGTCGAAAACCACGCCCTCGCTGCGTTTACGCTCGAAAAAGAGCTCGCCATCCTCCGCGCCCTCAAGCGCCTGGCGCAGACGCGACAGGGCGGCGTCACGGTCGAGATGCGTCTCTAGCGGGCGGAACGGCGCGTCTGACATGGTGGGTCCTTCTTTGGTCGGATTGAGCGAAAGCGGCTCTTTGCCGCAAGCATCCATCTTTATCTGGATGTAAGAATATGGTTTGAAGCGTCGCAGAGACAATCCGGGGATTCCATTGCATACCGCAGAATGCGGCGCGAACCCCGACCGACGCTGGAACGACAGAACCGATCAAGGTGACATATGCGACTTAAAACGATGCTCCTAGGCCTGCTTGCGGCCACCTTTGCCGCACCGGCCTTCGCCCAGAGCGACGAGGTTGTCGGCGCCCCCTCCGCCGGCGCCATGGGCTTTCAGCCCGCCGTAACCGAACTGGCGCGGGACCTGCAATGGCTCGACGGGATGATCAACATCATCATCACCGCGATCGTTCTGTTCGTGCTCGGCCTGATCCTGTGGTGCATCGTGCGCTACAACAAGAAGGCCAACCCGACACCCGCGGCCTTCACGCACAACACGCCCGTGGAGATCGCCTGGACGCTGGTGCCGATCCTCGTGCTCGTTTTCATCGGCGCCTTCTCGCTGCCGGTTCTCTTCAAGCAGCAGGAAATCCCCGAAGGCGACGTCTTCATCAAGGCGACCGGCTACCAGTGGTACTGGGGCTACGAATACCCCGAAGAGGGCTTCTCCTTTGACAGCTACATGATCGGCTCGCCCGCGACCGGCGGCGACAATTCCTATAATGAGGAAGTCGAGATGCAGCTTGTGGAGGCCGGTTACGAGCCCGAGCACTTCCTGCTCGCCACCGACACCCAGGTCGTCGTGCCCGTGGGCAAGACCGTCGTGGTGCAGGTCACCGGCGGCGACGTGATCCACTCCTGGACCATCCCGGCCTTCGGCGTGAAGCAGGACGGCATCCCGGGTCGTCTGGCGGAACTGTGGTTCGAAGCCGAGCGTGAAGGCATCTATTTCGGCCAGTGCTCCGAGCTCTGCGGCATCGCGCATGCCTACATGCCGATCACCGTGAAAGTGGTCAGCGAAGAGGAATACGCCCAGTGGCTGGAGCAGATGCGCGAGGAATACGCCTCGAACGAAGCTGCACCCGCCACGGACGCGCCGATCCAGATCGCTTCGGCCGAGTGATCTGATCCCAAGATCCGGAGCGGCGCGGGATCCCTCGCGCCGCCCCCTTCCCCTCCGACCCTTCGAGTGCCTGAATGACCGACGCATCGCTGCAAACCGCCTATGAGGACGAACCGCAATTCAGCGACTATTTCGCGCTGCTGAAGCCGCGCGTGATGACGCTTGTGGTGTTCACGGCCTTTGTCGGCCTGCTGGCCGCACCGGTCGGCGTGCATCCCTTCGTCGGTTTCTGCGCGATCCTGTTCATCGCGATCGGCGGTGGCGCCTCCGGCGCGCTCAACATGTGGTGGGATGCGGATATCGATTCGGTGATGCGCCGCACGTCGAAGCGCCCGATTCCCTCGGGCCGCGTCACCGGCGACGAGGCGTTGGCCATCGGCTTGGCCCTGTCGGTCTTTTCGGTGGTGTTCCTAGGCCTCGCGACCAACTGGGTCGCTGCAGGCCTCCTGGCCTTCACCATCTTCTTCTATGCCGTGATCTACACGATGTGGCTGAAGCGCGCGACGCCGCAGAACATCGTCATCGGCGGTGCGGCAGGCGCCTTCCCCCCGATGATCGGCTGGGCCGCGGCCACGGGCGGCGTTTCCGTTGAATCGGTGCTGATGTTCGCGCTGATCTTCATGTGGACGCCCCCGCATTTCTGGGCGCTCGCCCTCTTCATGCGCTCCGACTACGACGATGCGGGCGTGCCGATGCTGACCGTGACCCATGGCCGCCCGGCCACGCGACGTCACATCCTGATCTACACCGTTCTGCTGGCCGCACTGGCGCTCGCGATGGGCGTGACCGCCGTTGCAGGCCCGGTCTACCTCGCCTCCGCGCTGGTGCTGAACGCGCTGTTCCTCAAGGGCGCCGTCCAGATCTGGCGCCGCGATGAGGACATGGCCGAGGCGGACAACTACCTCGTGGAGCGCAAGTTCTTCAAACTGTCGCTGCTCTATCTCTTCGCACATTTTGGCGCGATCCTCGCCGATCAGGCGCTGGCGCGCGTCGGACTGACCTGGGAGGTCTTCCTATGAGCCTCACGCATAAACACGAAATTCACACCCGCCGGTTCAGCCGCAACCTGGGCGTCGGCCTGACGCTCGTGGCACTGATCGGTATCGTCTTCGGCCTGACCTTCGTGAAGGTCACACGCGGCGATTTCGAGGTGCCGCGCGCCAATTCCACGATCATCGGAGATCAGTGATGGCGATGGACGCAAAGACCAAGACCGTGACCCAACTCGTCGGCGTGGCGACCTTCATGGGCGCCATGGCCTGGGCGTCCGTGCCGCTCTACGACTGGTTCTGCGCGGTCACCGGCTATGGCGGCACGACCGGAACGGCCACGGCGTCGTCCGAAACG
Proteins encoded in this window:
- the cyoE gene encoding heme o synthase, coding for MTDASLQTAYEDEPQFSDYFALLKPRVMTLVVFTAFVGLLAAPVGVHPFVGFCAILFIAIGGGASGALNMWWDADIDSVMRRTSKRPIPSGRVTGDEALAIGLALSVFSVVFLGLATNWVAAGLLAFTIFFYAVIYTMWLKRATPQNIVIGGAAGAFPPMIGWAAATGGVSVESVLMFALIFMWTPPHFWALALFMRSDYDDAGVPMLTVTHGRPATRRHILIYTVLLAALALAMGVTAVAGPVYLASALVLNALFLKGAVQIWRRDEDMAEADNYLVERKFFKLSLLYLFAHFGAILADQALARVGLTWEVFL